One uncultured Carboxylicivirga sp. genomic window, AAGGTCGGCCTTTTATGGAGGTTGATAGGTCTCAGTTTAATCCCTTCTCCCCCATAACGCATGCAACTGTGTTAATGAGGCGAGAGGTTTTTAATCAATTAAAAGGCTACAGAACCGAATTTCTTACATCAGAAGATACAGACCTATGGCTAAGGCTATTGGAAAACCATAAAGCATGTGTACTTAATTATTGCTCGTATTTTGTGCGATTAAATGCTACCTCTGCCACCCAAAAACATAAGTCTTCAACTACCTTCTATCGCGATTTGGCTTTTACATTCGCTGATGAACGCGAACAAACAGGCAGCGATCCAATTATCAGAGCAGAAAAAATACCACCTCCGCCACAAACAATAGAATTATCACTGCAAGATCTTCCTCCTAAAGGTAAGATTTATAGAAATGACCTCCTAGATTTTCATTACAGAGTAATGCTGAATGCACGAGACTGGGTTAATGTTTTTAAAACTCTAAAATATTCCATTAAAGATGGTTGGAAGTTAAAACAAACCTGGAAAGCCATAATATTTCCAATTCTGGGTGATAGCTTAATTCAAATGGGGGTGCGAATAAAAAATATATTTTAAAATGTCAAAACGATTTTATCCCCAACTTGAAGGCATAAGAGGAATTGCCGTTTTGGCTGTATTAATTTCTCACTGGATTATTATCAGTTATTTTCCATCATTTAAATTTTTACAGTTAGGTTTTATTGGTGTTAATGTATTTTTTGTACTCAGTGGTTTTTTAATTACAGGTATTTTATTGTCCGATATTGAAAATGGTACCGCCTCTAAAAAAATATTCAAAAATTTCTATATGAAGAGATTGGTAAGAATTTTTCCAATCTACTACCTTGTAATTTTTTTATTGGCCATATTAAAAATTGATAATAATTACCTTCCATGGAGTTTAACTTATACCGTAAATATAGCCCAAAATTGGTTTATATCACCCAATCCTCTATATATGCACATATGGTCATTATGTGTTGAAGAACAATTTTACCTTTTTTGGCCCATAATTTTAGTATTTGTCCCCTGTAAGAGGTTACTGTCAATTATTTTACTCACTATTTTTTCTTCTTTACTATTCAAATTAGTTATTGCATTAATTGAGCCCAATAATGCGATTAATCTTATTCATTCAAATACCTTGGCTTCAATGGATGCTTTGGGTCTGGGCGGACTATTGGCATATATTCATAAACACAAACCTCTATACTTTATTAGACTTTCCAATTTTAGTGCACTCTGGATTCCCATTTCACTATTAAGTTTTTGGAGTATCTCTTTTATAACACCCGAACATTCCTTACTAAGTGATACATTATTTCGCCTGTTCACAGCATTGTGGGGAGCTATGTTAATATTAAAAGGAATAAAAAATGAAAAGACAACCGTAGGCAGAATACTAAATTTTTCACCCATAAAATATATTGGAAAAATATCATATGGCATCTATTTATATCATTGGTTTATATCTTCTATTCTTAAGAGTACTTTTATAAACTTCTGGAATAGTCTAGATTTCGGACCCTTTAAGCTTTTAAAATATCAGCAATATCTGGGTAGTTTCACATTTTACTTTGTCATAACCTTAACAGTCGCATCTTTATCTTATTTTATGATTGAGATACCATTTTTAAACTTAAAAAAGAAGCTTCAATAGGATACATATGATATCCATAATTATTCCTAACTATAATCGCTCACAATTCTTAGCAGAATCACTCAGATCCGTTATTAATCAAAGCTACCTTAACTGGGAAGTCATTGTGGTTGACGATTGCAGCACCGATGATTCTCATAAGGTTGTTCAGGCGTTTCAGGCTAAAGACAAAAGAATACAATGGGTTAAGCGAATTCGCTTACCTAAAGGAGCATCTACATGTCGCAATATAGGCGTTGAACACGTCAAAGGTGAATATTTAATTTTCTTAGACTCTGATGATCTTTTAGCTCCCCATTGCCTCGAACAAAGGTTGGAACTTATGAGACAGAACCCTCATCTGGATATGGCAGTTTTTCCCATGCAACTGTTCAAACAAATTCCGGGTGATCAAGCACGGGTATGGAATATTGAAAACAATAAATCACATCTTGAACGTTTCTTAAATCTCGACTCTGTTTGGCAAACCACCGGCCCCATTTGGAAAAAAGAGGCCTTTTTAAAAACCGGAGGATTTAATGAGAGCTTAGCATGTTGGCAGGATGTAGATATTCATTTAAAAGCCTTACTGCAAAAACTAAACATTCAAACATTTTATCAACTACCAGTTGATTGCTATTATAGAAGCCATCAAAGTGAAAGTATTAGCCAGGGCAACCTAAATACATCTGAAAAATTGGAAAGCAGAAGACAATTATATATTTGGTGTATTGAACAACTTGAAGGTCAAAGGTATTTAGCTAAATCTATGGCAATAAACATTATTGCGAGTGCCATTAAAACGTTAAGAATAAAATATGCATTGAAATTTCTGAAAGAATCTCTTCAAGATTATAAATTATCAGAATTACTCATATTATTTATGTTTGCAATAGTATATATATCAAGATTATATAAGATTAAATCTTTAAATTCTTTTTTTAGCTTAAAATTAGCACAAACTCAAGCTCCAATTCATGTCGGTAAGTATTACCAATAATCTACCCCTAATATCCATTGTTATTCCAGTAAAAAATGGATATAGAACGCTCGAAAGTTGTATTAAGGGCATAAAAAATCAAACAGTCTTTAATCAATGTGAGATTATTATTATAGACAGTGGTAGCACTGATGGCACATTGGAACTATTAAAAAATTATCCAGTTGATGTTTATAAAATTAAGCCTGAAGAATTTAATCACGGTGCAACACGTAACTATGGCGTGTCATTAGCTAAAGGGAAATATGTAGTGATGACCGTCCAGGATGCCACACCTGCTAATGAATATTGGTTAGGGAATATGTTAAGGCATTTTAAATCAGACAATGTAGCAGGAGTATATGGTCAACAAATTGTGCCTCATCATAAAGATAAAAATCCACATCAATGGTTCAGGCCTCAATCCCAACCAAAAATAGAAACAAGATATTTTAAGAACGAGAGCATATTTGAGAGGCTGAGTAAGAAAGAGAAATTTGATAAGAGCCAATGGGACGATGTAAGTGCCATGTATAGAATAAGTGTACTTAAACAAATTCCCTTTCGAGCCGTAAACTTTGCTGAAGACCTTTTATGGGCTCAGGATGCTCTTAGGTCAGGGTATAAGCTAATATACGATACTAATTCCAGAGTGGAGCATTATCATCATGTTACATTTAAAGATCAATTTAAGAGAACATTTACAGTCCTCTATCATATTTATATGTACTTTAATGTGATCAATCAAAACAAATATAATTTAAAAACCATCCCCTTTATAATCTATAGAAATATTAAATATAAGTTACCATTAATGTGGA contains:
- a CDS encoding glycosyltransferase family 2 protein, translated to MALMVSILMPVYNGEKYLNAAINSVLNQSFKDFEFIIINDGSTDTTESIIDSFKNERIVNIKQENQGVARSLNNGLKLAKGKYIWRHDADDICLPDQLEKQVNFLEQNADVALVSTQIAFMTDRAKIAYSKKQPTNSYFKGRPFMEVDRSQFNPFSPITHATVLMRREVFNQLKGYRTEFLTSEDTDLWLRLLENHKACVLNYCSYFVRLNATSATQKHKSSTTFYRDLAFTFADEREQTGSDPIIRAEKIPPPPQTIELSLQDLPPKGKIYRNDLLDFHYRVMLNARDWVNVFKTLKYSIKDGWKLKQTWKAIIFPILGDSLIQMGVRIKNIF
- a CDS encoding glycosyltransferase family 2 protein; this encodes MISIIIPNYNRSQFLAESLRSVINQSYLNWEVIVVDDCSTDDSHKVVQAFQAKDKRIQWVKRIRLPKGASTCRNIGVEHVKGEYLIFLDSDDLLAPHCLEQRLELMRQNPHLDMAVFPMQLFKQIPGDQARVWNIENNKSHLERFLNLDSVWQTTGPIWKKEAFLKTGGFNESLACWQDVDIHLKALLQKLNIQTFYQLPVDCYYRSHQSESISQGNLNTSEKLESRRQLYIWCIEQLEGQRYLAKSMAINIIASAIKTLRIKYALKFLKESLQDYKLSELLILFMFAIVYISRLYKIKSLNSFFSLKLAQTQAPIHVGKYYQ
- a CDS encoding glycosyltransferase family 2 protein, encoding MSVSITNNLPLISIVIPVKNGYRTLESCIKGIKNQTVFNQCEIIIIDSGSTDGTLELLKNYPVDVYKIKPEEFNHGATRNYGVSLAKGKYVVMTVQDATPANEYWLGNMLRHFKSDNVAGVYGQQIVPHHKDKNPHQWFRPQSQPKIETRYFKNESIFERLSKKEKFDKSQWDDVSAMYRISVLKQIPFRAVNFAEDLLWAQDALRSGYKLIYDTNSRVEHYHHVTFKDQFKRTFTVLYHIYMYFNVINQNKYNLKTIPFIIYRNIKYKLPLMWIPYNIKIVTANVLANLIFRFVVIMNKKKLESIHSFICQTVPIGKLKK
- a CDS encoding acyltransferase, with the protein product MSKRFYPQLEGIRGIAVLAVLISHWIIISYFPSFKFLQLGFIGVNVFFVLSGFLITGILLSDIENGTASKKIFKNFYMKRLVRIFPIYYLVIFLLAILKIDNNYLPWSLTYTVNIAQNWFISPNPLYMHIWSLCVEEQFYLFWPIILVFVPCKRLLSIILLTIFSSLLFKLVIALIEPNNAINLIHSNTLASMDALGLGGLLAYIHKHKPLYFIRLSNFSALWIPISLLSFWSISFITPEHSLLSDTLFRLFTALWGAMLILKGIKNEKTTVGRILNFSPIKYIGKISYGIYLYHWFISSILKSTFINFWNSLDFGPFKLLKYQQYLGSFTFYFVITLTVASLSYFMIEIPFLNLKKKLQ